One Polaribacter sp. SA4-12 genomic window carries:
- a CDS encoding aspartate-semialdehyde dehydrogenase, translating into MKIAVVGATGMVGTVMLKVLEERNLPITELIPVASARSAGKKLTYKGKDFTVVTLEDALKMKPDVALFSAGGDTSLEWAPKFAEVGTTVIDNSSAWRMDPTKKLVVPEINGDVLTKEDKIIANPNCSTIQLVAALSPLHLKYKMKRVVISTYQSVSGSGVKAVQQLDNEEAGIDGEMAYPHKIGRNAIPHCDVFLENGYTKEEMKLVKEPKKILRDDSFSVTATAVRIPTAGGHSEAVNVQFENDFDLAEVRQILTDTPGIIVQDDLDNNVYPMAINAHNKDEVFVGRIRRDESQENTLNLWIVADNLRKGAATNTVQIAEYLIANNLV; encoded by the coding sequence ATGAAAATAGCTGTAGTTGGAGCAACTGGAATGGTTGGAACTGTAATGTTAAAAGTTTTAGAAGAACGTAATTTACCTATAACAGAATTAATACCTGTAGCATCTGCAAGATCTGCTGGTAAAAAATTAACCTATAAAGGGAAGGATTTTACAGTAGTTACTTTAGAAGATGCATTAAAAATGAAACCAGATGTGGCTTTATTTTCTGCTGGTGGAGATACCTCTTTAGAATGGGCTCCAAAATTTGCAGAAGTAGGTACCACTGTTATTGATAACTCTTCTGCTTGGAGAATGGATCCTACTAAGAAATTAGTCGTTCCAGAAATTAATGGTGATGTTTTAACAAAAGAGGATAAAATTATTGCAAATCCTAACTGTTCTACAATTCAATTAGTAGCTGCTTTATCTCCTTTACATTTAAAGTATAAAATGAAACGTGTCGTAATTTCTACCTATCAATCTGTTTCTGGTTCTGGTGTAAAAGCGGTTCAGCAATTAGATAATGAAGAAGCTGGTATTGATGGTGAAATGGCATATCCTCATAAAATTGGTAGAAATGCAATACCCCACTGTGATGTTTTCTTAGAAAACGGATACACAAAAGAGGAAATGAAATTGGTTAAAGAACCAAAGAAGATTCTACGTGATGATTCTTTTTCTGTAACAGCAACTGCTGTTAGAATACCTACTGCTGGTGGACATTCTGAAGCTGTAAATGTTCAGTTTGAAAATGATTTTGATTTAGCTGAAGTTCGTCAGATATTAACAGATACTCCAGGTATTATTGTTCAAGATGATTTAGATAACAACGTCTATCCGATGGCAATAAATGCGCATAATAAAGATGAAGTTTTTGTTGGACGAATTAGAAGGGATGAATCTCAAGAAAATACCTTAAATTTGTGGATCGTTGCAGACAACTTACGTAAAGGTGCTGCTACAAACACAGTTCAAATTGCCGAATATTTAATAGCAAATAATTTGGTGTAA
- a CDS encoding PSP1 domain-containing protein, with protein sequence MACGSCGTTENGVPKGCKSNGNCGSGTCGSGSNKLAVFDWLSNMTLPSGQEKFNIFEVRFKNGRKHFYKNPDNLPITMGDIVATEGSPGHDIGTVSLAGELVKVQMKKRKITADHEDVKKIYRKASQRDIDIWQQARGKEEETQRKGREILGKLGLQMKLSDVEYQGDGNKATFYYTAETRVDFRQLIRDLASAFSIRVEMKQVGARQEAARLGGVGSCGRELCCSTWLTDFRKVTTSAARYQQLSLNPLKLAGQCGKLKCCLNFELDTYLDALKAFPKQDLVLKTEKGDAVFVKMDIFKNHLWYTYKEERFKWFRLTLEQVLEIVEVNKNNEKSISLEEYEADVEIPVKVDFEDAVGQDSLTRFDLPKTNKRKNNNRNKNKKKPVRAAATANNSKPKPNPNQKRKPQAKKQPNQNPNQKPKQNPNSQQKPKPQPKPKPKPQGNANQPEGEVKKVNKPRRNNRNRKNNNPKNDDNSEKK encoded by the coding sequence ATGGCATGTGGAAGTTGTGGTACAACAGAGAATGGTGTACCAAAAGGTTGCAAAAGTAATGGTAATTGTGGTAGTGGAACTTGTGGAAGTGGTAGTAATAAACTAGCCGTTTTCGATTGGTTGTCTAACATGACTTTACCTAGTGGACAAGAAAAATTTAATATTTTTGAAGTTCGTTTTAAAAACGGAAGAAAGCATTTTTATAAAAACCCTGATAATTTACCCATAACTATGGGAGATATTGTTGCAACAGAAGGTTCACCAGGACACGATATTGGTACAGTTTCTTTAGCAGGAGAGTTGGTGAAAGTGCAAATGAAAAAGCGCAAAATAACTGCTGATCATGAAGATGTAAAGAAAATTTACAGAAAAGCAAGTCAGAGAGATATCGATATTTGGCAACAAGCAAGAGGAAAAGAAGAAGAAACTCAAAGAAAAGGTAGAGAGATTTTAGGGAAATTAGGTTTGCAAATGAAATTATCTGATGTAGAATATCAAGGTGATGGAAACAAGGCAACTTTCTATTATACAGCAGAAACAAGAGTAGATTTTAGACAGCTAATTAGAGATTTAGCAAGTGCTTTTTCTATTCGTGTAGAAATGAAACAAGTTGGTGCAAGACAAGAAGCTGCTAGATTAGGTGGTGTTGGTTCTTGTGGTAGAGAATTATGTTGTTCTACTTGGTTAACAGATTTTAGAAAAGTAACAACATCTGCAGCACGTTATCAACAATTATCATTAAATCCTTTAAAATTAGCAGGACAATGTGGTAAGCTTAAATGTTGTTTAAATTTTGAATTAGACACGTATTTAGATGCTTTAAAAGCGTTTCCAAAACAAGATTTAGTTTTAAAAACAGAAAAAGGAGATGCTGTTTTTGTAAAGATGGATATCTTTAAAAACCATCTTTGGTATACTTATAAAGAAGAACGTTTTAAGTGGTTTAGACTTACTTTAGAACAAGTTTTAGAAATAGTTGAGGTTAATAAGAATAATGAGAAATCTATTTCGTTAGAAGAATATGAAGCTGATGTTGAGATCCCTGTAAAAGTAGATTTTGAAGATGCTGTTGGTCAAGATAGTTTAACACGTTTTGATTTACCAAAAACTAACAAGCGTAAGAATAATAACAGAAATAAGAATAAGAAAAAACCAGTAAGAGCTGCTGCGACTGCTAATAATAGCAAACCAAAGCCAAACCCAAATCAAAAAAGGAAGCCGCAAGCAAAAAAGCAGCCAAATCAAAACCCAAACCAGAAACCTAAGCAGAATCCGAATTCTCAGCAGAAACCTAAACCCCAACCTAAACCAAAACCAAAACCTCAAGGGAATGCAAATCAACCAGAGGGTGAAGTTAAAAAGGTAAATAAACCAAGAAGAAATAATAGAAATCGTAAAAATAATAATCCAAAAAATGACGACAATTCTGAAAAGAAATAG
- the trhO gene encoding oxygen-dependent tRNA uridine(34) hydroxylase TrhO: MQLYNKLSAIERAALIDEAGKDRLTISFYQYYKIENPQLFRDKLFLEWNALDVLGRIYVSFEGINAQLSVPSENFYALKDQLDSISFLKDIRLNVAVEHDNKSFLKLKVKVRNKIVADGLNDETFDVTAKGVHLNAKEFNEMLANPDTVCVDMRNHYESEIGHFDGAITPDVDTFRDSLDIIEEDLKDNKEDKNLLMYCTGGIRCEKASAYYKHKGFKNVFQLEGGIIEYTRQVKAEGVENKFIGKNFVFDHRRAERITDDVVSNCHQCGKACDEHTNCANEACHLLFIQCDECSEKMENTCSTDCQEVIQLSFEEQKELRKGKGNSNKIFKKGRSEVLKFKK, from the coding sequence ATGCAACTGTACAATAAGTTAAGCGCAATAGAACGCGCTGCATTAATTGATGAAGCTGGTAAAGACCGCCTCACAATATCATTCTATCAATATTATAAGATAGAAAACCCACAATTATTTAGAGATAAGTTATTCCTGGAATGGAATGCTTTAGATGTCTTAGGAAGAATTTACGTTTCTTTTGAAGGCATAAATGCTCAATTATCTGTTCCATCAGAAAACTTTTATGCCTTAAAAGATCAATTAGATAGTATTTCTTTTTTGAAAGATATTCGTCTAAATGTTGCTGTAGAACACGATAATAAATCATTTTTAAAGCTTAAGGTAAAAGTTAGAAACAAAATTGTTGCTGATGGTTTAAATGATGAAACTTTTGATGTTACTGCCAAAGGTGTTCATTTAAATGCAAAGGAATTCAACGAAATGTTGGCGAATCCTGATACAGTTTGTGTAGATATGCGTAATCATTATGAAAGTGAAATTGGTCATTTTGATGGAGCTATAACGCCAGATGTAGATACATTTAGAGATTCTTTAGATATTATTGAAGAAGACTTAAAAGACAATAAAGAAGACAAAAATTTATTGATGTATTGTACTGGTGGAATTCGTTGCGAAAAAGCATCTGCTTATTACAAACACAAAGGATTTAAAAATGTTTTTCAGCTTGAAGGCGGAATTATAGAGTACACACGTCAGGTAAAAGCCGAAGGAGTAGAGAATAAATTTATCGGTAAAAACTTTGTTTTTGATCATAGAAGAGCAGAAAGAATTACAGATGATGTAGTTTCTAATTGTCATCAATGTGGCAAAGCCTGTGATGAACATACAAACTGCGCAAATGAAGCATGTCATTTATTGTTTATTCAATGTGATGAATGTTCAGAAAAGATGGAGAATACTTGTTCTACAGATTGTCAAGAAGTAATTCAGTTGTCTTTTGAAGAACAAAAGGAATTAAGAAAAGGAAAAGGAAATAGTAATAAGATATTCAAAAAAGGACGTTCAGAAGTTCTAAAATTCAAAAAATAA
- the pflB gene encoding formate C-acetyltransferase, whose translation MEVQELILEKPQKVAFTNGAWNTSINVRDFVVKNIVSYYGDDQFLVGASKKTQKLWEICKIGTQIERENGGVHSIDTETISSISSFEAGYIDKENETIVGLQTNSLLKRAMKPFGGYKVVQKALQEQGLEPGEEVNTLFTKYVKSHNDGVFAAYTAEIKKFRSLGFLTGLPDNYARGRIIGDYRRLALYGVDKLIAVKKQDLANIGGPMSDATIRLREEVADQIKALKEIVVMGNFYNLELNRPAETAQEAVQWTYMAYLAAVKEQDGAAMSLGNVSTFLDIYIERDLQSGAITEVEAQEYIDQFVMKLRMVRHLRMAAYDDIFAGDPTWVTEAIGGMFNDGRSKVTKTAYRFLHTLYNLGPSPEPNITVLWSPLLPENFKKFCAKVAIDTSSIQFENDDLMRTVRGSDDYGIACCVSYQEIGKQIQFFGARTNLAKTLLLAVNGGKCEISGTHMVDGIEADDSEYLDFDKVMANFKIAMKQVARVYNDSMNIIHYMHDKYYYEKAQMALIDTNPQINIAYGIAGLSIVADSLSAIKYAKVKPIRNEEGLTVDFKIEGEFPKYGNDDDRVDIFAQNGVKDFSNELKKLRVYKEADPTMSVLTITSNVVYGKKTGATPDGRALGVPFAPGANPMHGRDTNGAIASLNSVAKIDYKDSKDGISNTFSIVPKSLGSTEEERIDNLAATLTGYFENGAQHLNVNVFDRETLIDAMEHPENHPQLTIRVSGYAVNFIRLTKEQQMEVISRSFHESM comes from the coding sequence ATGGAAGTACAAGAATTAATCTTAGAAAAACCACAAAAAGTAGCATTTACTAACGGAGCTTGGAATACATCTATTAATGTTAGAGATTTCGTTGTAAAAAATATCGTTTCTTATTATGGAGATGACCAATTTTTAGTTGGGGCAAGTAAAAAAACTCAAAAACTTTGGGAAATTTGTAAAATAGGAACTCAAATAGAAAGAGAAAACGGTGGAGTACACTCTATTGATACAGAGACTATTTCTTCAATTTCTAGTTTTGAAGCTGGTTACATCGACAAAGAAAATGAAACAATTGTAGGTTTACAAACGAACTCACTTTTAAAAAGAGCTATGAAACCTTTTGGAGGTTACAAAGTAGTTCAAAAAGCATTACAAGAACAAGGTTTAGAACCAGGTGAAGAAGTTAATACTTTGTTTACAAAATATGTAAAATCACACAATGATGGTGTTTTTGCAGCATACACAGCAGAAATCAAAAAATTTAGATCTTTAGGTTTCTTAACAGGATTGCCAGATAATTATGCTCGTGGTAGAATTATTGGTGATTATAGACGTTTAGCTTTATACGGAGTTGACAAATTAATTGCAGTTAAAAAACAAGATTTAGCAAACATTGGAGGACCAATGTCTGATGCAACAATTCGTTTAAGAGAAGAAGTTGCAGATCAAATTAAAGCATTAAAAGAAATTGTTGTAATGGGTAACTTTTACAACTTAGAATTAAATAGACCTGCAGAAACTGCTCAAGAAGCAGTACAATGGACTTATATGGCTTATTTAGCAGCTGTAAAAGAACAAGATGGGGCTGCAATGTCTTTAGGTAACGTTTCTACTTTCTTAGATATTTATATTGAAAGAGATTTACAAAGCGGAGCAATTACTGAAGTTGAAGCACAAGAATACATCGACCAGTTTGTAATGAAACTAAGAATGGTACGTCACTTAAGAATGGCTGCTTATGATGATATTTTTGCTGGTGATCCAACTTGGGTAACTGAAGCAATTGGTGGTATGTTTAACGATGGAAGATCTAAAGTTACAAAAACGGCTTACCGTTTCTTACATACTTTATACAACTTAGGTCCATCACCAGAACCAAATATTACTGTTTTATGGTCTCCATTATTACCAGAAAACTTTAAAAAATTCTGTGCTAAAGTTGCTATCGATACTTCATCAATTCAATTTGAAAATGATGATTTAATGAGAACTGTAAGAGGTTCTGATGATTATGGTATCGCTTGTTGTGTTTCTTACCAAGAAATTGGAAAACAAATTCAATTTTTCGGAGCAAGAACTAACTTAGCTAAAACATTATTATTAGCTGTAAATGGAGGTAAATGTGAAATTTCAGGAACTCATATGGTTGATGGAATTGAAGCTGATGATAGCGAATATTTAGACTTTGATAAAGTTATGGCTAACTTTAAAATTGCTATGAAGCAAGTAGCTCGTGTTTATAATGACTCAATGAATATTATTCATTACATGCATGATAAATACTACTATGAAAAAGCTCAAATGGCATTAATTGATACAAACCCACAAATTAATATCGCTTATGGTATTGCAGGTTTATCAATTGTAGCAGATTCTTTATCAGCAATTAAATATGCAAAAGTAAAACCAATCAGAAATGAAGAAGGTTTAACTGTAGATTTCAAAATCGAAGGAGAATTTCCTAAATATGGAAATGATGACGATAGAGTAGATATCTTTGCTCAAAACGGTGTTAAAGACTTTAGTAATGAACTTAAAAAATTAAGAGTTTATAAAGAAGCAGACCCAACAATGTCTGTATTAACAATTACATCTAACGTTGTTTATGGTAAGAAAACCGGAGCAACACCAGATGGTAGAGCTTTAGGTGTTCCTTTTGCTCCAGGTGCAAACCCAATGCATGGGCGTGACACAAATGGTGCAATTGCTTCTTTAAACTCTGTAGCAAAAATAGATTATAAAGATTCTAAAGACGGAATTTCTAATACATTCTCTATTGTACCTAAATCTTTAGGTTCTACAGAAGAAGAAAGAATAGACAATTTAGCAGCAACCTTGACAGGATACTTTGAAAACGGTGCACAACACCTTAATGTAAATGTATTCGATAGAGAAACTTTAATAGATGCAATGGAGCATCCAGAAAATCATCCTCAATTAACAATTAGAGTTTCTGGATACGCAGTTAATTTTATACGATTAACTAAGGAACAACAAATGGAAGTCATTTCGCGTTCATTCCACGAATCTATGTAG
- a CDS encoding ferredoxin, which yields MVVITLQRKKCIGCNYCVELAPAQFQMSKKDGKTVLLHSIEKKGFFTIKSFDESIFDCSNEAKKACPVNIIEVKQI from the coding sequence ATGGTTGTAATTACACTTCAAAGAAAAAAATGCATTGGTTGTAATTACTGTGTAGAGTTAGCGCCAGCACAATTTCAGATGTCTAAAAAAGACGGAAAAACGGTTTTGCTACATTCCATAGAAAAGAAAGGTTTTTTTACCATAAAATCTTTTGATGAATCTATTTTTGATTGTTCTAATGAAGCAAAAAAAGCCTGTCCTGTTAATATTATTGAGGTGAAACAAATTTAA
- a CDS encoding gliding motility lipoprotein GldH, whose protein sequence is MFSCNDKTDFNQYKSIDTAGWKANEKVSFEFDVKDTISSKNLFINIRNNSKYEFSNLYVITELVFPNETIVVDTLQYQMADETGRFLGVGFTEIKENKLFYKEKKAFPVSGKYMFNIRHAMRKNGAIAPIEFLKGIQDVGFSIEN, encoded by the coding sequence ATGTTTTCCTGTAATGATAAAACTGATTTTAATCAATATAAATCAATAGATACAGCAGGTTGGAAAGCAAATGAAAAAGTGTCGTTTGAGTTTGATGTAAAAGATACAATATCATCTAAAAACCTATTTATAAATATTAGAAATAATAGCAAATATGAGTTTAGTAATTTGTATGTTATTACTGAGCTTGTCTTTCCAAATGAAACGATAGTTGTTGATACTTTACAATACCAAATGGCTGATGAAACAGGTAGGTTTTTAGGTGTTGGTTTTACAGAAATTAAAGAAAATAAATTATTTTATAAAGAAAAAAAGGCGTTTCCAGTTTCTGGAAAATACATGTTTAACATACGTCATGCAATGAGGAAAAATGGTGCTATTGCTCCGATTGAATTCTTAAAAGGAATTCAAGATGTTGGTTTTAGTATAGAAAATTAG
- a CDS encoding peptidase U32 family protein — translation MQKIELMAPAGNFESLQAAIDNGCDSIYFGVEQLNMRARATVNFTLDDLEEIEKRCSEKNVRTYLTLNTIIYDHDLSIVKTLIKRAKEANITAVIAMDQAVISMAREQQMEVHISTQINITNIETVKFYSMFADTIVLSRELSLRQVKKITEDIEKDQIKGPSGRLIEIEIFGHGALCMAVSGKCYMSLHSHNSSANRGACKQNCRKKYTVIDQETGFEMELDNEYIMSPKDLCTIDFLDQVGDAGIKVLKIEGRGRAPEYVAKVIKCYRDAIDSLANGTYDKEKVISWMQELEKVYNRGFWNGYYLGQKLGEWSKESGSHATQKKVYLGRGEHYFDKAKIAQFKIDAYDVAIGDTILVTGPTTGAQEMELKQMFVNDAPAEKATKGDEVTMKLDFKVRRSDKLYKIVKTEFAEN, via the coding sequence ATGCAAAAAATCGAATTAATGGCGCCAGCAGGAAACTTTGAAAGTTTACAAGCGGCTATAGATAATGGTTGTGACTCTATTTATTTTGGAGTAGAGCAGCTAAACATGCGAGCAAGAGCAACTGTCAATTTTACTTTAGATGATTTAGAAGAGATTGAAAAAAGATGTTCAGAAAAAAATGTGAGAACCTATCTTACATTAAATACGATTATTTATGATCATGATTTATCAATTGTAAAAACATTGATAAAAAGAGCAAAAGAAGCAAATATAACAGCTGTAATTGCAATGGATCAAGCTGTAATTTCTATGGCTAGAGAACAGCAAATGGAAGTTCATATTTCTACACAAATCAATATTACAAATATTGAAACAGTGAAGTTTTATAGCATGTTTGCAGATACAATCGTGTTAAGTAGAGAATTGAGTTTACGTCAAGTAAAAAAGATTACAGAAGATATTGAGAAAGATCAAATAAAAGGGCCTTCAGGAAGATTAATCGAGATTGAAATTTTTGGACATGGAGCTTTGTGTATGGCAGTTTCTGGTAAATGTTATATGAGTTTACATTCTCATAATTCATCAGCAAATAGAGGTGCTTGCAAACAAAACTGTAGAAAAAAATATACAGTTATAGATCAGGAAACTGGTTTTGAAATGGAGTTAGATAATGAATATATTATGTCTCCAAAAGATTTATGTACCATTGATTTTTTAGATCAAGTTGGAGATGCAGGAATTAAGGTTTTAAAAATTGAAGGTAGAGGTAGAGCACCAGAATATGTTGCAAAAGTTATTAAATGCTACAGAGATGCAATTGATAGTTTAGCAAACGGAACTTACGATAAAGAAAAAGTAATTTCTTGGATGCAGGAATTAGAAAAAGTTTACAACCGTGGTTTTTGGAATGGATATTATTTAGGTCAAAAATTAGGAGAATGGAGTAAAGAATCTGGTTCTCATGCAACTCAAAAGAAGGTCTATTTAGGAAGAGGAGAGCATTATTTTGATAAAGCAAAAATTGCTCAGTTTAAAATTGATGCTTATGATGTTGCTATTGGAGATACTATTTTAGTTACTGGACCAACAACAGGAGCGCAAGAAATGGAACTAAAACAGATGTTTGTAAATGATGCGCCAGCAGAAAAAGCTACAAAAGGAGATGAGGTTACCATGAAGTTAGATTTTAAGGTAAGAAGATCTGATAAGTTGTATAAAATTGTAAAAACTGAATTTGCAGAAAACTAA
- a CDS encoding DUF3360 family protein, with amino-acid sequence MKTYKELHKPASEFKSRSEYLEHELQIMKPRRYKLNLPGRDFRFEWEDLVPALAGTLGIIAMYSSVMMAWADGLTEAWDHVNLGKDFAIEVSRVEMIIPAFLFVILASGFFNPRANLAGNHGPMIPLIASIALAGAHPLALAILIGVFGLTLSFVKGGSRLVNLTSKGVAGGLLIFLGFMGALSQIKTIQTWSTGLESTAVESGSMGYLGLIILVITVILYSYLARIGKRWLAIPACAVTALAIALIGGAGFDIQFTTEMGLPNLNPAYWWGSTDKGWMLGLPTSQHFIASLPFAILAVAMWSPDFLGHRIFQEMNYPKKTEKVLMDVDDTMTMCSIRQVVGTAVGGGNITSSWGTYMIPAAIAKRPIPAGAILLGLMVMAVAILGSPMDVAVWPPVRSIALLVGVFLPMVEAGIQMVRESACAQAAGICIFMAMVTNPVLAWALAMFLDNNGLIGDKERAKKLSVVDRIVIPLSILLICIAAVLTVGMLKGSYGIEAFL; translated from the coding sequence ATGAAAACTTACAAAGAACTTCATAAACCGGCTTCAGAGTTTAAAAGTCGATCGGAATACTTAGAACACGAATTACAAATAATGAAACCTAGAAGGTATAAATTAAACCTTCCTGGTAGAGATTTTAGATTCGAATGGGAAGATTTAGTACCAGCTCTCGCAGGAACTCTTGGTATTATTGCAATGTATTCTTCTGTAATGATGGCTTGGGCAGATGGTTTAACAGAAGCTTGGGATCACGTAAATTTAGGCAAAGATTTTGCTATTGAAGTCTCTCGAGTAGAGATGATTATTCCTGCCTTTTTGTTTGTTATTCTTGCATCCGGATTTTTTAATCCTAGAGCAAATTTGGCGGGAAACCACGGACCTATGATTCCTCTTATTGCAAGTATTGCTTTAGCTGGAGCTCATCCATTGGCGCTAGCAATCTTAATTGGTGTCTTTGGTCTTACACTTAGTTTTGTTAAAGGAGGTTCTCGTTTAGTAAATTTAACTAGTAAAGGTGTTGCTGGTGGATTGTTGATATTTCTAGGGTTCATGGGTGCATTGAGTCAAATTAAGACAATTCAAACTTGGAGTACAGGACTTGAATCTACCGCTGTAGAATCTGGATCAATGGGATATTTAGGGCTAATAATTTTAGTTATTACCGTAATTTTATACAGTTACCTTGCTAGAATTGGTAAACGATGGTTAGCAATTCCTGCCTGTGCTGTTACTGCATTAGCAATTGCTTTAATCGGTGGTGCTGGTTTTGATATTCAGTTTACAACAGAAATGGGATTACCAAATCTTAACCCTGCTTATTGGTGGGGAAGTACAGATAAAGGATGGATGCTTGGTTTACCAACTTCACAACACTTTATAGCTTCTTTACCTTTTGCTATTTTAGCAGTTGCTATGTGGTCTCCAGATTTCTTAGGACACCGTATTTTTCAAGAAATGAATTATCCGAAAAAAACTGAAAAAGTTTTAATGGATGTAGATGATACTATGACAATGTGTTCTATTAGACAAGTTGTTGGTACAGCAGTTGGTGGTGGTAATATTACATCATCTTGGGGTACTTACATGATTCCTGCTGCAATTGCAAAAAGACCTATTCCTGCTGGAGCTATTCTTTTAGGATTAATGGTTATGGCTGTAGCAATTTTAGGAAGCCCAATGGACGTAGCTGTTTGGCCACCTGTAAGATCTATTGCTTTACTTGTTGGTGTATTTTTACCAATGGTAGAAGCGGGTATACAAATGGTTAGAGAAAGTGCTTGTGCACAAGCTGCAGGAATCTGTATTTTTATGGCAATGGTAACAAACCCAGTTTTAGCTTGGGCTTTAGCTATGTTTTTAGATAATAATGGTTTAATTGGAGATAAAGAAAGAGCAAAAAAATTATCAGTGGTAGATCGAATTGTGATTCCGCTCAGCATACTTCTTATTTGTATTGCCGCAGTTCTTACAGTAGGAATGCTAAAAGGAAGCTATGGTATTGAAGCTTTCTTGTGA
- the pflA gene encoding pyruvate formate-lyase-activating protein, whose product MESFGTHDGPGIRTVIFLQGCKLKCLYCHNPDTIDTHGGEEHHIEDLVQRVIKMKAYYGDKGGVTVSGGEPLLQAHNLIPFFKRLKEEGINTNIDTNGRMLNHPTIELLDDYADLIMLDIKHMTEDGFQYITGKRNIETTFNFAKHREESGKKMWLRYVLIPGITNTPELLHQLGDYFKDYKTIEQIELQPYHKLGIHKWEALGWDYELKDARENTKEELQQASDILSKYFKKVKIN is encoded by the coding sequence ATTGAATCCTTTGGGACTCATGATGGACCAGGAATTAGAACCGTTATCTTTTTACAAGGATGTAAATTAAAATGCCTGTACTGTCATAACCCAGATACAATAGACACTCATGGAGGTGAAGAACACCACATTGAAGATTTGGTACAAAGAGTCATTAAAATGAAAGCTTATTATGGCGATAAAGGTGGTGTTACTGTTTCTGGTGGAGAACCATTATTACAAGCTCATAATTTGATTCCGTTTTTTAAACGATTAAAGGAAGAAGGAATTAATACTAATATTGATACTAATGGACGAATGTTAAATCATCCTACTATTGAATTATTAGATGATTATGCAGATTTAATAATGCTAGATATTAAGCATATGACTGAAGATGGTTTTCAATATATTACTGGTAAAAGAAATATAGAAACTACATTCAATTTTGCAAAACACAGAGAAGAATCTGGTAAAAAAATGTGGTTACGTTATGTTTTAATTCCTGGCATTACAAACACACCAGAATTATTACATCAATTAGGAGATTATTTTAAAGACTACAAAACCATTGAACAAATAGAATTACAACCTTACCATAAATTAGGTATCCATAAATGGGAAGCTTTAGGTTGGGATTATGAATTGAAAGACGCAAGAGAAAATACAAAAGAAGAATTACAACAAGCGTCAGATATTTTAAGTAAATATTTCAAAAAAGTAAAAATCAACTAA